One segment of Panicum virgatum strain AP13 chromosome 3K, P.virgatum_v5, whole genome shotgun sequence DNA contains the following:
- the LOC120698787 gene encoding endo-1,3;1,4-beta-D-glucanase-like: protein MASAQCCDNPPALNPGGGEGKVVESFGGLKAYLAGSDESKAAVILISDVFGFESPNRRKIADKVALSGYFVVVPDFLHGDPYTPENAERPLPVSRKSHAPKKGFEEAKPVIAALKEKGVSAVGAAGYCWGGVVVVELAKAHEIQAAVILHPGPVTVEDIKEVKCPISILGAEIDHISPAELIKQFEQVLSANSGVAHFVKIFPGVSHGWSVRYSHDDAAAVKSAEEAMGDTIDWFNKNLK from the exons ATGGCGAGCGCGCAGTGCTGCGATAACCCTCCGGCGCTGAaccccggcggcggggagggcaaGGTCGTTGAGAGCTTCGGCGGGCTCAAGGCCTACCTCGCAGGCTCCGATGAGTCCAAGGCTGCCGTCATCCTCATCTCCGACGTCTTCG GGTTCGAGTCGCCGAATCGGAG GAAAATAGCCGACAAGGTTGCTTTGTCCGGTTACTTTGTTGTGGTACCAGATTTCCTACATGGGGATCCTTACACACCTGAGAATGCTGAGAGGCCTCTACCTGTGTCGAGAAAATCACATGCTCCG AAAAAAGGGTTCGAAGAAGCAAAACCAGTTATTGCTGCTCTAAAGGAGAAGGGAGTGTCTGCTGTTGGGGCTGCAGGTTACTGCTGGGGAG GAGTTGTCGTTGTGGAGTTGGCAAAAGCTCATGAGATCCAGGCTGCTGTAATATTGCACCCTGGGCCTGTTACAGTTGAAGATATCAAAG AGGTCAAGTGCCCGATTTCGATACTTGGAGCTGAGATCGATCATATTTCTCCAGCAGAATTAATCAAGCAATTCGAGCAGGTCCTTTCAGCAAACTCAGGA GTTGCTCACTTTGTAAAGATTTTCCCTGGTGTGTCACATGGGTGGAGCGTGAGATACAGTCATGATGATGCGGCTGCCGTGAAGAGTGCTGAGGAAGCAATGGGGGACACAATCGACTGGTTCAACAAGAACCTAAAATGA
- the LOC120698790 gene encoding probable serine/threonine-protein kinase PBL7 isoform X2, with translation MADASSPPAPAPAPFAAEDLADARLAPWPAPHRRDGGGGRTNPLFTILPVSALAIGLVLLVAVAVILVATRRARPRKVDAGGSCSGDGKPGAPTSSCGSHNARCGYAAAAAAGVGCIYAGRLGFAAAAPARRRGAQVFTYRELERATDGFSEGNVVGRGASGDVFRGRLADGTPAAIKRLRLDQRRQGEREFRIEVDLLSRMDSPYLVGLLGYCADQSHRLLVFELMPNGSLRSHLHPPAGGAGAGARQPPLGWATRLGIALDCARALEYLHEHSTPAVIHRDFNCGNVLLDHDLRARVSDFGTAKLGSNKADGQVVTRVLGTTGYLAPEYASTGKLTTKSDVYSYGVVLLELLTGRVPVDTRRPPGQHVLVSWALPRLTNRQKLVQMVDPALRGQFALKDLIQVAAIAAMCVQTKAEYRPLMTDVVQSLIPIAKPTPAMSCSSTPVRAVLEHVIFMGSSKCGGKTSS, from the exons ATGGCGGACGcgtcctccccgccggcgccggcgccggcgcctttCGCCGCGGAGGACCTCGCGGACGCGCGCCTCGCGCCGTGGCCGGCGCCCCACcgccgggacggcggcggcgggcggacgaACCCCCTGTTCACCATACTGCCGGTCTCGGCGCTGGCGATAGGCCTGGTGCTGCTCGTCGCCGTGGCGGTCATCCTGGTGGCGACCCGCCGCGCGAGGCCGCGGAAGGTGGACGCCGGCGGGAGCTGCAGCGGCGACGGCAAGCCGGGCGCGCCCACGTCCAGCTGCGGCAGCCACAACGCCAGGTGCggctacgccgccgccgccgccgccg GCGTCGGGTGCATCTACGCCGGGCGGCTGgggttcgcggcggcggcgccggcgcggcggcggggcgcgcagGTGTTCACGTACCGGGAGCTGGAGCGCGCGACGGACGGGTTCAGCGAGGGCAACGTGGTGGGGCGGGGCGCCTCCGGCGACGTCTTCCGCGGCCGGCTCGCCGACGGCACCCCCGCCGCCATCAAGCGGCTGCGGCTGGACCAGCGGCGCCAGGGCGAGCGCGAGTTCCGCATCGAG GTGGACCTGCTCAGCCGGATGGACTCGCCGTACTTGGTGGGGCTGCTGGGCTACTGCGCCGACCAGAGCCACCGGCTGCTGGTGTTCGAGCTCATGCCCAACGGCAGCCTGAGGAGCCACCTCCacccgccggccggcggcgccggcgccggcgcgcggcagCCGCCGCTGGGCTGGGCGACGCGGCTGGGCATCGCGCTGGactgcgcgcgcgcgctcgagtACCTGCACGAGCACAGCACCCCCGCCGTGATCCACCGCGACTTCAACTGCGGCAACGTCCTGCTCGACCACGACCTCCGCGCCCGCGTCTCCGACTTCGGCACGGCCAAGCTCGGCTCCAACAAGGCCGACGGCCAGGTCGTCACCCGCGTGCTCGGCACCACCGGCTACCTCGCGCCGGAGTACGCGTCCACGGGGAAGCTCACCACCAAGTCCGACGTGTACAGCTACGGGGTCGTGCTCCTGGAGCTGCTCACCGGCCGGGTGCCGGTCGACACGCGGCGCCCGCCCGGCCAGCACGTCCTCGTCTCATGG GCCCTCCCGCGGCTCACGAACCGCCAGAAGCTCGTGCAGATGGTGGACCCTGCCCTGCGAGGCCAGTTCGCCCTCAAGGATCTCATCCAG GTGGCCGCCATCGCGGCGATGTGCGTCCAGACGAAGGCGGAGTACCGGCCGCTGATGACGGACGTGGTGCAGTCGCTGATCCCGATCGCCAagcccaccccggccatgtcCTGCTCCTCCACGCCGGTCAGGGCGGTCCTGGAGCACGTCATCTTCATGGGCTCATCCAAGTGCGGCGGCAAGACCTCCTCCTAG
- the LOC120698788 gene encoding endo-1,3;1,4-beta-D-glucanase-like, whose protein sequence is MASPQCCENPPTLNPAGGAGKVVDSFGGLKAYVAGPEDSKAAVVLVADVFGFEAPNLRKIADKVALSGYFVVVPDFFHGDPYVPENTERPIPEWLKSHTPEKGFEDAKPVIAALKEKGVSAVGAAGYCWGAKVVVELAKAKEIQAAVMLHPSFVSVDDIKEVKCPISVLGAEIDKTSPPELVKQFEQVLSANSGVGHFVKIFPGVSHGWSVRYSEDDAAAVKSAEEALADMIDWFNKNLK, encoded by the exons ATGGCGAGCCCCCAGTGCTGCGAGAACCCGCCGACGCTGAAcccggccggcggggcgggcAAGGTCGTGGACAGCTTCGGCGGGCTCAAGGCCTACGTCGCCGGCCCCGAGGACTCCAAggccgccgtcgtcctcgtcgccgacgTCTTCG GGTTTGAAGCGCCGAATCTGAG GAAGATAGCCGACAAGGTTGCTCTGTCAGGATACTTTGTTGTGGTACCAGATTTCTTCCATGGGGATCCTTACGTACCTGAGAATACTGAGAGGCCCATTCCTGAGTGGCTAAAGTCGCATACTCCG GAAAAAGGGTTTGAAGATGCAAAACCAGTTATTGCTGCTCTAAAGGAGAAGGGAGTGTCTGCTGTTGGAGCTGCAGGTTATTGCTGGGGTG CTAAGGTTGTTGTGGAGTTGGCAAAAGCTAAGGAGATCCAGGCTGCTGTAATGTTGCACCCTTCGTTTGTTTCAGTTGACGATATCAAAG AGGTCAAATGCCCTATTTCTGTACTGGGAGCTGAGATTGACAAAACGTCCCCGCCAGAATTAGTCAAGCAATTTGAGCAGGTTCTTTCTGCCAACTCAGGG GTTGGTCACTTCGTCAAGATTTTCCCTGGTGTGTCTCATGGATGGAGCGTGAGGTACAGCGAAGATGATGCAGCTGCCGTGAAGAGTGCCGAGGAAGCCCTGGCGGACATGATCGACTGGTTCAACAAGAACCTGAAATGA
- the LOC120698790 gene encoding probable serine/threonine-protein kinase PBL7 isoform X1: MADASSPPAPAPAPFAAEDLADARLAPWPAPHRRDGGGGRTNPLFTILPVSALAIGLVLLVAVAVILVATRRARPRKVDAGGSCSGDGKPGAPTSSCGSHNARCGYAAAAAAAGVGCIYAGRLGFAAAAPARRRGAQVFTYRELERATDGFSEGNVVGRGASGDVFRGRLADGTPAAIKRLRLDQRRQGEREFRIEVDLLSRMDSPYLVGLLGYCADQSHRLLVFELMPNGSLRSHLHPPAGGAGAGARQPPLGWATRLGIALDCARALEYLHEHSTPAVIHRDFNCGNVLLDHDLRARVSDFGTAKLGSNKADGQVVTRVLGTTGYLAPEYASTGKLTTKSDVYSYGVVLLELLTGRVPVDTRRPPGQHVLVSWALPRLTNRQKLVQMVDPALRGQFALKDLIQVAAIAAMCVQTKAEYRPLMTDVVQSLIPIAKPTPAMSCSSTPVRAVLEHVIFMGSSKCGGKTSS; the protein is encoded by the exons ATGGCGGACGcgtcctccccgccggcgccggcgccggcgcctttCGCCGCGGAGGACCTCGCGGACGCGCGCCTCGCGCCGTGGCCGGCGCCCCACcgccgggacggcggcggcgggcggacgaACCCCCTGTTCACCATACTGCCGGTCTCGGCGCTGGCGATAGGCCTGGTGCTGCTCGTCGCCGTGGCGGTCATCCTGGTGGCGACCCGCCGCGCGAGGCCGCGGAAGGTGGACGCCGGCGGGAGCTGCAGCGGCGACGGCAAGCCGGGCGCGCCCACGTCCAGCTGCGGCAGCCACAACGCCAGGTGCggctacgccgccgccgccgccgccg CAGGCGTCGGGTGCATCTACGCCGGGCGGCTGgggttcgcggcggcggcgccggcgcggcggcggggcgcgcagGTGTTCACGTACCGGGAGCTGGAGCGCGCGACGGACGGGTTCAGCGAGGGCAACGTGGTGGGGCGGGGCGCCTCCGGCGACGTCTTCCGCGGCCGGCTCGCCGACGGCACCCCCGCCGCCATCAAGCGGCTGCGGCTGGACCAGCGGCGCCAGGGCGAGCGCGAGTTCCGCATCGAG GTGGACCTGCTCAGCCGGATGGACTCGCCGTACTTGGTGGGGCTGCTGGGCTACTGCGCCGACCAGAGCCACCGGCTGCTGGTGTTCGAGCTCATGCCCAACGGCAGCCTGAGGAGCCACCTCCacccgccggccggcggcgccggcgccggcgcgcggcagCCGCCGCTGGGCTGGGCGACGCGGCTGGGCATCGCGCTGGactgcgcgcgcgcgctcgagtACCTGCACGAGCACAGCACCCCCGCCGTGATCCACCGCGACTTCAACTGCGGCAACGTCCTGCTCGACCACGACCTCCGCGCCCGCGTCTCCGACTTCGGCACGGCCAAGCTCGGCTCCAACAAGGCCGACGGCCAGGTCGTCACCCGCGTGCTCGGCACCACCGGCTACCTCGCGCCGGAGTACGCGTCCACGGGGAAGCTCACCACCAAGTCCGACGTGTACAGCTACGGGGTCGTGCTCCTGGAGCTGCTCACCGGCCGGGTGCCGGTCGACACGCGGCGCCCGCCCGGCCAGCACGTCCTCGTCTCATGG GCCCTCCCGCGGCTCACGAACCGCCAGAAGCTCGTGCAGATGGTGGACCCTGCCCTGCGAGGCCAGTTCGCCCTCAAGGATCTCATCCAG GTGGCCGCCATCGCGGCGATGTGCGTCCAGACGAAGGCGGAGTACCGGCCGCTGATGACGGACGTGGTGCAGTCGCTGATCCCGATCGCCAagcccaccccggccatgtcCTGCTCCTCCACGCCGGTCAGGGCGGTCCTGGAGCACGTCATCTTCATGGGCTCATCCAAGTGCGGCGGCAAGACCTCCTCCTAG